From Coregonus clupeaformis isolate EN_2021a unplaced genomic scaffold, ASM2061545v1 scaf0015, whole genome shotgun sequence, one genomic window encodes:
- the LOC123483049 gene encoding ATP-dependent RNA helicase abstrakt-like, with amino-acid sequence MFAAILKGLKKKGIVHPTAIQIQGIPTILSGRDMIGIAFTGSGKTLIIMFSLEQEKKLPFCKSEGPYGLIICPSRELAKQTHTIIEYYCKLLEEEGAPHMRSVLCIGGMSVKDQMEVVNHCTFCGGLGHRITDCPKLEAMQTKQVTNIGHKDYLAHSSMDF; translated from the exons atgtttgcaGCAATCTTGAAAGGTCTGAAAAAGAAGGGAATCGTTCACCCCACAGCCATTCAAATCCAGGGAATTCCCACCAT TCTCTCAGGCCGGGATATGATCGGTATCGCCTTCACAGGTTCAGGAAAGACTCTGATCATCATGTTCTCTCTGGAGCAGGAGAAGAAGCTGCCCTTCTGTAAGAGTGAAGGACCCTACGGTCTCATCATCTGTCCCTCA aGAGAGTTGGCTAAACAGACCCACACCATCATAGAATACTACTGTAAGCTGCTGGAGGAAGAAGGGGCTCCACATATGAGATCAGTCCTCTGTATAGGAGGCATGTCTGTCAAGGACCAGATGGAGGTGGTCAACCA CTGTACGTTCTGTGGTGGTCTTGGTCATCGTATCACAGACTGTCCCAAACTGGAGGCCATGCAGACCAAACAGGTCACCAACATCGGACACAAAGACTACCTGGCACACAGCTCCATGGACTTCTGA